From the genome of Verrucomicrobiia bacterium:
CCGTGATCCCACGGATCCTGCGAGCTTCACCTTCCATCGGGCCCCAGAAACCCGCAGGGTTTCCAGAGATTAGCCGGGGGTCGAACCCGGCTCCGCGGGTTCGACCCCCGGTCAGAAGTCCCACCCCGCCCACGACCCCGCCAGGGGTCGCAGAATCCCCTCGGTGCAGGCTCTGAGTGGGCGATGCGGAGAACGCGAGGAGAGACGTCACCATGGCGTGCTCGTCAGGCTTGGCTGCGGCACCGGCCCGCACCCGCCCGTCTCCAACCCACGACCGTCCTCACAGCCGCTCGAAGGCGTGGTCCGCCAGCCACTGGTAGTCGCGACGCTGGGCGGCCGGCACTGCAAATGGAAGCATCGCCCCACCCTGCCTCGGCGCCTTGCGCGTCGCGACCTCCAACCACCGGTGGATCTCCGAATGGCCGTCTGCGAAGGTGAGCCCGCCTGCCCCATTGTGATACGAGGCCGGAAGGTCGCTCCATTGCGTCCCCGTCGGATTGTTGACGAACCACCCGTCATTGATGCTGTCCGGATGCTCGTCGAGAAAAACGAAGATGTTCGCTGGCGCCGTGATGTCGGTGAGCTTCAGGAACTGCTTGAATCCAGGAAACGGGCTCTGTCCGTTCGGCGTGAGATCGCCCCCGTGTCCGCACGCGGCATTCATCGCCATGCTCCGCACCCTCTTCGACCAGCCGCGCGCCCGCTGCGCCGCGCTCAACGCCGTGTCCGCCGGGCACTTGTACACCCCCACGGACCGCGCCGTATAAGGCGCCAGCTTGGCCTCGGTGATGAAGGCGAGGTTGGTGTTGTCCGGTTCCAATCCCCAGGTCATCACGTTGTTCACCCAGCTCCGCCGCTGGGCCATGGTCTGCGTGATCCCGTGGTTGTCCACCAACCGCTCCTCGTTGTCCCCCGCGTACAGGATCCACGCCAAACCCATCTGCTTCCCGTTGTTCAGGCAGGCGATCCCCTGCGCCTTGGTCTTCGCCTTCGACAACGCCGGCAACAGCATGCTCGCCAGAATCGCGATGATCGCGATCACCACCAGCAACTCGATCAGCGTGAATCCCTCCGCACCCCGCCTCAACCCCGGTTGTCCCTCCCCCGGCCCATCCCCGGACCCCCGTTCCCGCACGGACGAACTCCGCAACTCCGACGTTTCCAATCCCAACCCCTCACCCCGTCCTCGCCAGAGGCGTCCATCCCCTCCCTCTCCCAACTCATCGCCCATTCGCGGTCCATAGCGGTGGTTCATGATGCCCTCCAGTCTGCCCAACCCCCTCCCCCGGGCCAACCTTCTAAAGCGGCGCCCTCCGTTCCCCACATTCCCCGACTCGCCAGTCGCCACTCGCCCCCCAGCCCAGGACTTCGGGATTGCGCCCGCCCCGATTCATGCCCCGAATCGGCCCGTCCGACCGCACCATGACGCCCCGAACGTCCCTCGTCGCACTCCTCGTCGCCCTGTTCTTCGGGACGGGCTGTTCCATCCGTCAACTGGCCGTCAACCGCGTCGCCGACGCCCTGGCCGGCGGGACCGGCACGTTCGCCTCCGACAACGACCCCGAACTCGTCCGCGACGCCCTCCCCTTCAGCCTCAAACTGATGGAAAGCCTCCTCGCCGAGAGCCCCCGGCACGTTGGCCTGCTCACCGCCCTCGCCAGCGGCTTCACCCAGTACGGCTACGCCTTCATCGAACAGTCCGCCGATCGCATCGAGGATCACGACCTCGACCGCGCCCGTGAACTCCGCCTCCGCGCCCGCAACCTCTACCTCCGGGGCCGCGACTACGCCCTCCGCGGGATCGAGGCCCGGCATCCCGGCTTCACCCGCCGCCTCGATGCCAGTCCCGCCCATGCCGTGACGGTTGCCCGCAAGGAGGATGTCCCCCTCCTCTACTGGGCCGCCGCCTCCTGGGCCGCCGCCATCGCCCAGTCCAAGGACGACCCGGCCCTCGTCGGCGACCTGTCCCGGGTCGAAGCCCTGATCGATCGTGCCCTCGCCCTCGACCCGTCATGGAATCGCGGCGCGATTCATGCCCTCCTCGTTCCCTTCGAAATGAGCCGGGCCACCGGCGAAGGCGACCCGGTCCTCCGTGCCACCCGCCACTTCGATCGGGCCCTCGAGCTTGGCGAAGGCCGCCTGGCCGGCCCGCTGGTCTCCTATGCCGAGGCCGTCTGCATCCCCACCGAAGACCGCGCACGGTTCGAATCCCTCCTCCGCCAGGCGCTTGCCCTCGACGTCGATGCCGATCCATCCAGCCGCGTCGAGAACCTCGTCGTCCAGCGCCGTGCCGCCTGGCTCCTCCAACGGATCGACGAGTT
Proteins encoded in this window:
- a CDS encoding type II secretion system protein, whose protein sequence is MNHRYGPRMGDELGEGGDGRLWRGRGEGLGLETSELRSSSVRERGSGDGPGEGQPGLRRGAEGFTLIELLVVIAIIAILASMLLPALSKAKTKAQGIACLNNGKQMGLAWILYAGDNEERLVDNHGITQTMAQRRSWVNNVMTWGLEPDNTNLAFITEAKLAPYTARSVGVYKCPADTALSAAQRARGWSKRVRSMAMNAACGHGGDLTPNGQSPFPGFKQFLKLTDITAPANIFVFLDEHPDSINDGWFVNNPTGTQWSDLPASYHNGAGGLTFADGHSEIHRWLEVATRKAPRQGGAMLPFAVPAAQRRDYQWLADHAFERL
- a CDS encoding TRAP transporter TatT component family protein, producing the protein MTPRTSLVALLVALFFGTGCSIRQLAVNRVADALAGGTGTFASDNDPELVRDALPFSLKLMESLLAESPRHVGLLTALASGFTQYGYAFIEQSADRIEDHDLDRARELRLRARNLYLRGRDYALRGIEARHPGFTRRLDASPAHAVTVARKEDVPLLYWAAASWAAAIAQSKDDPALVGDLSRVEALIDRALALDPSWNRGAIHALLVPFEMSRATGEGDPVLRATRHFDRALELGEGRLAGPLVSYAEAVCIPTEDRARFESLLRQALALDVDADPSSRVENLVVQRRAAWLLQRIDELFLPPLE